The Candidatus Tumulicola sp. genome contains a region encoding:
- a CDS encoding thioesterase family protein, with protein MLDGFPLVSRFSIPFADIDMMQHANNVAYIRWAEMMRSEYFAQVMNVPINGRHGIIQATIDFTYERQLHYREKIAVGCRIGRIGTKSWDFEYEIWSESHQHRAARGITTVVAYDFGEQQSIAIPQHWRDAIATYQAGPQREFV; from the coding sequence ATGCTCGACGGATTTCCGCTCGTTTCGCGCTTCAGCATACCGTTTGCCGACATCGATATGATGCAGCACGCGAATAACGTCGCCTATATTCGCTGGGCGGAGATGATGCGCTCCGAATACTTCGCGCAGGTGATGAACGTACCGATCAACGGCCGTCACGGGATCATCCAAGCCACCATCGACTTTACGTACGAACGCCAACTGCACTATCGCGAAAAGATTGCGGTCGGTTGCCGCATCGGTCGCATCGGAACGAAATCGTGGGATTTCGAGTACGAGATTTGGAGCGAAAGCCACCAGCATCGTGCCGCTCGCGGAATCACGACCGTCGTCGCCTATGACTTCGGCGAACAGCAATCGATCGCGATCCCGCAGCATTGGCGCGATGCGATCGCGACCTATCAGGCCGGACCGCAACGCGAGTTCGTCTAG
- a CDS encoding NHL repeat-containing protein, which translates to MRLAPVASTAVLLVAFASGCSSNGAASAVLSVPDRSAPAPAAKTGTLLIADTDNNSVLSFAQTANGNVAPSATIVGSATQLNEPTAVYTDSAGKIYVTSFGNNSIEVYAAGASGNQKPIQNIFGHKTMLSNPVGVGVDSKGDIYVANSNTNSIGVFAAGATGNVKPSRTLSGGLTELLEPSGLALNTSDQLVVGNVESNALTVYAAGAKNNAAPIAMISGPATTLDQPGGVTFDTSGNIYVASYGSDSLLEFKSTANNDAKPLRTIGGTKTKLDGPSGVALGTGGTIFTGNALSSTITSYAASASGNAAPKTALAGSKTLISKPHGVWTF; encoded by the coding sequence ATGCGCTTAGCGCCCGTCGCCTCCACCGCCGTTCTTCTCGTGGCGTTCGCTTCCGGCTGCAGTTCGAACGGGGCGGCCTCGGCCGTTCTGAGCGTGCCTGACCGCTCGGCGCCGGCACCCGCGGCCAAAACCGGTACGCTACTCATCGCGGATACGGATAACAACTCGGTCCTGTCGTTCGCTCAAACGGCAAACGGCAACGTAGCACCTTCCGCAACGATCGTCGGATCCGCAACACAGTTGAACGAGCCTACCGCCGTCTACACCGATTCTGCTGGAAAAATCTATGTGACCTCTTTCGGAAACAACTCGATTGAAGTGTATGCTGCGGGCGCAAGCGGAAATCAAAAGCCCATACAAAACATTTTCGGACACAAAACGATGCTGAGCAACCCAGTCGGCGTCGGGGTCGACTCGAAAGGGGATATCTACGTCGCAAATTCCAACACGAATTCGATCGGAGTTTTTGCTGCCGGCGCAACCGGAAACGTGAAACCATCGCGAACGTTGAGCGGAGGGTTGACCGAGTTGTTGGAGCCGTCGGGATTAGCGCTAAACACTTCCGATCAACTCGTCGTCGGAAACGTCGAATCCAATGCCCTCACCGTTTACGCCGCCGGCGCGAAGAACAACGCTGCACCGATTGCCATGATCAGCGGTCCCGCGACCACGCTGGATCAGCCGGGCGGCGTGACATTCGACACGAGCGGAAACATCTACGTCGCAAGCTACGGCAGCGACAGCCTCCTCGAATTCAAGTCTACGGCCAATAACGATGCCAAACCGCTGCGTACGATCGGCGGAACCAAAACGAAGTTGGACGGCCCGTCCGGCGTAGCGCTCGGAACGGGCGGAACGATATTCACGGGGAATGCGTTGTCGAGCACCATCACCAGTTACGCCGCGAGCGCATCCGGTAATGCCGCTCCGAAGACTGCGCTCGCCGGTTCCAAGACCTTGATTTCAAAGCCGCACGGCGTGTGGACGTTCTAG
- a CDS encoding S9 family peptidase, producing MKYPLVAVAGLLFSVALAGPASAAPVIPEDLFHLTLIDSAALSPDGAYVLTQTSRSNGPKNRYDRTIDLVNVATGRTMASVTGRTGDGDFAWMPDGATFVFVRTMPKQKPQLYRYTLATKKIVRLTNIAKGVSGPTVSHDGRRIALSVNDQDEAPNAHVDFAKAGFTPTADEKKSDIQQIDQLFFEGNGAGFVYRDHPHIWIVNADGSNPKQLTTGRWGEGIVGWSPDDRTIAFNSLQRESVDGGAGDVYIVSSAGGTPQKIASSQESNNGLSYLSTGQLAWLRGGVQDNAEQAELVISDSSGNQRVAVAKNTTGWGDSLLADMKEGGGLCGAPLPDGNFVLNVDGPGYSNIRTLDTKTGTFSNVTPPRGEAWSCSTTLDGKTVAYLYSDFTHPADVWISSMSGGTPRQVTNVNAAWLAHATLATPQEFSVQSTSGRTVQAWFMPAIGGSGPHPTLLNIHGGPETQFGDTFFLEFQYYAGLGYNIVFCDPAGSTGHGYAFTEALESDYGDAMFQDTQSVMDAAVKRPEVDPNRLGVTGGSYGGYATLWVITHTNRYKAAAAERVVSFLQSENLGADFAGKGGLAGGQYSMGPAWDPASTSYAKFSPLTYVANAQTPLLILHSDNDTRTPIDQTLQFFTAMKILGRTITYVDVPNETHDLSRTGSPIHRVERMHLLSDWFARYLKT from the coding sequence ATGAAGTATCCGCTCGTTGCTGTAGCCGGCTTGCTCTTTTCGGTGGCCCTCGCGGGTCCCGCGTCGGCCGCTCCGGTCATTCCGGAAGATCTGTTTCACCTGACGCTTATCGATTCGGCGGCGCTGTCGCCCGACGGCGCCTACGTATTGACGCAAACGTCGCGTTCCAACGGTCCGAAGAATCGTTACGACCGCACCATCGATTTGGTGAACGTTGCGACCGGCCGCACGATGGCCAGCGTTACTGGGCGTACCGGCGACGGCGATTTTGCGTGGATGCCGGATGGCGCGACGTTCGTCTTCGTGCGTACCATGCCCAAGCAAAAGCCGCAGCTCTACCGGTATACGCTGGCGACCAAGAAAATTGTCCGTTTGACCAACATCGCCAAGGGCGTATCGGGTCCTACGGTGTCGCACGATGGCCGGCGGATCGCGCTGTCGGTTAACGATCAGGACGAGGCGCCCAACGCGCATGTCGACTTTGCTAAAGCGGGCTTCACGCCGACCGCGGACGAGAAGAAGAGCGATATCCAGCAGATCGATCAGCTGTTCTTCGAAGGCAATGGAGCAGGATTCGTCTATCGCGATCATCCGCACATTTGGATCGTCAACGCCGACGGTTCCAATCCGAAGCAGTTGACAACCGGACGCTGGGGCGAAGGCATCGTCGGGTGGTCGCCCGACGATCGCACGATCGCGTTCAACTCGCTGCAGCGCGAGTCGGTCGACGGCGGCGCCGGAGATGTCTACATTGTTTCATCCGCCGGCGGCACGCCGCAAAAGATCGCTTCGTCGCAAGAGTCCAACAACGGGCTAAGCTATCTGAGTACCGGCCAACTAGCATGGCTGCGCGGCGGCGTTCAGGACAACGCCGAGCAGGCCGAGCTCGTGATCTCCGATTCCAGCGGCAACCAACGCGTGGCGGTTGCAAAGAACACGACCGGTTGGGGCGATAGCCTTCTGGCTGATATGAAAGAAGGCGGAGGCTTGTGCGGCGCGCCGCTTCCCGACGGCAACTTTGTACTGAACGTGGACGGACCCGGCTACTCCAATATCCGCACGCTCGACACCAAGACCGGAACGTTCAGCAACGTAACGCCGCCGCGCGGCGAAGCGTGGTCGTGCAGCACCACGCTCGACGGCAAGACCGTCGCGTACCTATACAGCGATTTCACGCATCCCGCCGACGTGTGGATTTCGAGTATGAGCGGCGGCACGCCGCGGCAGGTGACGAACGTCAACGCTGCGTGGCTGGCACACGCCACGCTCGCGACCCCGCAAGAGTTTTCCGTGCAGAGCACGTCCGGCCGCACGGTGCAGGCGTGGTTTATGCCGGCGATCGGCGGGAGCGGTCCGCACCCGACATTACTGAACATCCACGGCGGTCCCGAGACGCAATTCGGTGACACGTTTTTCCTCGAGTTTCAGTACTATGCGGGGCTCGGGTACAACATCGTGTTTTGCGATCCGGCGGGCAGCACCGGTCACGGCTACGCCTTTACCGAGGCGCTAGAAAGCGACTATGGCGACGCAATGTTCCAAGACACGCAGTCGGTCATGGATGCGGCCGTGAAACGGCCTGAGGTCGATCCGAACCGGCTCGGTGTCACCGGAGGTTCGTACGGCGGCTACGCGACGCTATGGGTGATCACGCATACGAATCGTTATAAAGCCGCAGCCGCCGAGCGCGTTGTAAGCTTCTTGCAAAGCGAAAACCTCGGCGCCGATTTCGCCGGCAAAGGCGGCCTGGCCGGTGGCCAGTACTCGATGGGGCCCGCATGGGATCCGGCCAGCACGAGCTATGCCAAATTCTCGCCGTTAACGTACGTCGCGAACGCTCAGACGCCGTTGTTGATCCTGCACTCCGATAACGACACGCGCACGCCGATCGATCAAACCCTGCAGTTCTTCACGGCGATGAAGATTCTCGGTCGTACGATAACGTACGTCGACGTTCCGAACGAGACACACGATCTCTCTCGAACCGGATCGCCGATCCATCGCGTCGAGCGCATGCATCTGCTCTCGGACTGGTTCGCTCGTTATCTGAAAACATAA
- a CDS encoding helix-turn-helix transcriptional regulator, translated as MSDESERPKSETGGPANEQAPGWNGLGTFIRAQRELANLSMRQLAEIAKISNPYLSQVERGLYKPSADVLKQIAGALHLSAETMYVQAGLLDDTPPAEGDARDVEAAIRLDPRLTVDQKDTIIRIYRSFLGIGP; from the coding sequence GTGAGCGACGAGTCGGAACGCCCCAAATCGGAGACCGGCGGCCCGGCGAACGAGCAGGCACCAGGGTGGAACGGGCTGGGAACGTTCATTCGTGCCCAGCGCGAGCTGGCCAACCTGTCCATGCGGCAGTTGGCTGAAATCGCGAAGATTTCGAACCCCTATCTCAGCCAGGTCGAACGTGGATTGTACAAGCCGTCGGCCGACGTCCTCAAGCAGATCGCCGGGGCTCTCCACCTCTCGGCCGAGACGATGTACGTTCAGGCTGGGCTGCTCGACGATACCCCGCCCGCTGAGGGCGACGCCCGCGACGTCGAAGCCGCGATCCGCCTCGATCCCCGTCTGACTGTCGATCAGAAGGATACGATCATCAGAATTTACCGAAGTTTTCTCGGCATAGGTCCTTGA
- a CDS encoding alpha/beta fold hydrolase: MIAADDLGYGIEMTGVDPASMGDALRDVMNDALSDPMRLSAWLSGFALAEQNVGLNMLRRFSGQEPIMPVVLDPADKRFSDAEWRSNPMLAGVVEEFRIRSQAAMALIDGARVSEATRRKARFAMQLMLDAASPSNVPWLNPGVIKEAVDTNGASLLQGMQNFMDDLRDNGGYPRQVDAAGFEVGKNIAATPGRVVMRNDLIELIAYEPQTPNVHAVPMLFSPPWINKYYIMDLSPGRSFVEWAVRHGHQVFAISYRNPDASMSHYKMDDYLRLGFLAAIDAVQEITGSKQVNVSALCLGGTLALIGLAYLAAKGQGDRVKSATVTNTLIDFSIPGDLGIFTDEATIDRLEQRMRKRGYLDSAEMAKTFDWMRSQDLIWSYVINSWYKGKRPPAFDILAWNGDSTRMPVEMHSQYLRSCYLHNAIVRPGAFTIDGTPIDLGKIETPLYVLGAENDHIAPWHATYLTTQHVGGPSKYVLTNAGHIAGIVNPPGGKKSMYYVKPQAVRGESADEWLATADRHAGSWWEDWAVWSGERAGPEVAPYALPTGEAAPGKYVRNEIGEPFGVAKAATS; the protein is encoded by the coding sequence ATGATTGCGGCCGACGATCTAGGTTACGGAATCGAAATGACCGGGGTGGACCCGGCGTCGATGGGCGATGCGCTGCGCGACGTCATGAACGACGCGCTTTCCGATCCGATGCGCCTGAGCGCATGGCTTTCGGGATTTGCCTTAGCCGAGCAAAACGTCGGCTTGAACATGCTGCGTCGCTTCAGCGGTCAGGAACCGATCATGCCGGTCGTTCTCGACCCCGCCGACAAGCGCTTTTCCGACGCGGAATGGCGTTCCAATCCGATGTTAGCCGGCGTGGTCGAAGAGTTTCGTATCCGTTCGCAAGCGGCGATGGCGCTGATCGATGGCGCTCGAGTTTCCGAAGCGACGCGTCGCAAGGCGCGATTCGCGATGCAGCTCATGCTGGACGCTGCGTCGCCGAGCAACGTTCCGTGGTTGAATCCGGGCGTTATCAAAGAAGCCGTGGATACGAACGGCGCGAGCCTGTTGCAAGGCATGCAAAACTTTATGGACGACTTGCGAGATAACGGCGGTTATCCACGCCAAGTCGACGCCGCCGGCTTTGAAGTCGGTAAGAATATCGCCGCTACTCCGGGTCGCGTCGTGATGCGCAACGATCTCATCGAATTGATCGCGTACGAGCCGCAGACGCCGAACGTTCACGCGGTTCCCATGCTGTTCAGCCCGCCGTGGATCAATAAGTACTACATCATGGACCTTTCGCCGGGGCGGTCGTTCGTCGAGTGGGCCGTGCGCCACGGCCATCAGGTGTTTGCGATCAGCTATCGCAATCCCGATGCGTCGATGTCTCATTACAAGATGGACGACTATTTGCGCTTGGGATTTCTCGCTGCGATCGATGCGGTGCAAGAAATCACCGGCAGCAAGCAGGTCAATGTGAGTGCGCTCTGCTTGGGGGGCACGCTAGCGCTCATCGGTTTAGCGTATTTGGCCGCGAAAGGCCAGGGCGACCGCGTCAAGAGTGCGACCGTCACCAACACGCTCATCGATTTCAGCATCCCGGGAGATCTGGGGATATTTACTGATGAGGCGACCATCGATCGACTCGAGCAGCGCATGCGCAAGCGCGGATATCTCGATTCGGCCGAGATGGCCAAGACGTTCGATTGGATGCGATCGCAAGATCTTATCTGGAGCTACGTCATCAACAGCTGGTACAAGGGCAAGCGGCCTCCAGCGTTCGACATTTTGGCGTGGAACGGCGATTCGACGCGCATGCCGGTCGAGATGCATTCGCAGTATTTGCGTTCGTGCTATCTGCATAACGCGATCGTTCGTCCCGGCGCGTTCACAATCGACGGCACGCCGATCGACCTCGGGAAGATCGAAACGCCGTTGTACGTGCTGGGTGCGGAGAACGACCATATCGCTCCGTGGCACGCGACCTATCTGACGACGCAGCACGTCGGCGGACCGTCGAAGTATGTGTTGACCAATGCCGGTCACATCGCCGGCATCGTCAACCCGCCCGGCGGCAAGAAGAGCATGTACTACGTGAAGCCGCAAGCCGTCCGCGGCGAGTCGGCCGATGAGTGGCTGGCGACCGCCGATCGTCACGCCGGCAGCTGGTGGGAAGATTGGGCGGTTTGGTCGGGCGAGAGGGCCGGACCGGAGGTCGCTCCCTATGCGCTGCCTACCGGCGAAGCTGCGCCTGGCAAATACGTCCGTAACGAAATCGGAGAACCGTTTGGCGTCGCGAAGGCGGCAACATCGTGA
- a CDS encoding beta-ketoacyl-ACP reductase — protein MSSLPLEHRVAVVTGGSRGIGGAISRLLASDGATVAVLGLPIDRERTDTLRSHLNGSASRVHFYEGDVGVPASCRESIERILAQHGRIDYLINNAGITRDHTVRKMTEDEWQTVLQVNLSGPFFMTKAVLEPMIAQKFGRIVNISSVVGESGNFGQANYAAAKAGLIGLTKTVALEVAKSQITVNAVAPGFIETEMTKAMPSEAIEMAISQTPKRRLGQPDEVAHVVRFLVDDKAAYITGAVYNVNGGWYM, from the coding sequence GTGAGCAGTTTACCACTCGAACATCGCGTCGCCGTCGTAACGGGCGGTTCTCGCGGCATCGGCGGAGCGATTAGCCGCCTCCTAGCGTCTGACGGCGCAACGGTCGCCGTCCTTGGTCTACCGATCGACCGCGAGCGGACCGACACCTTGCGCAGTCACCTGAACGGGAGCGCATCGCGAGTTCATTTTTACGAAGGAGATGTCGGCGTTCCCGCATCCTGTCGCGAGTCCATCGAGCGGATTCTCGCACAGCACGGCCGGATCGACTACCTGATCAACAACGCCGGCATCACGCGCGATCACACCGTGCGCAAGATGACCGAAGACGAATGGCAAACGGTTCTGCAGGTCAATCTGTCCGGGCCGTTTTTCATGACGAAAGCCGTTCTCGAACCGATGATCGCACAAAAGTTCGGCCGGATCGTTAACATCAGTTCGGTCGTCGGCGAGAGTGGAAACTTTGGACAGGCCAACTACGCTGCTGCGAAAGCCGGCTTGATCGGCCTCACGAAAACCGTCGCGCTCGAAGTTGCGAAGAGTCAAATCACGGTGAATGCCGTAGCGCCCGGCTTCATCGAAACCGAGATGACCAAGGCGATGCCGTCGGAAGCGATCGAGATGGCGATCTCGCAAACGCCCAAGCGTCGCTTAGGACAACCCGACGAGGTTGCCCACGTCGTACGGTTCCTGGTCGATGACAAAGCCGCGTACATTACCGGCGCGGTGTATAACGTCAATGGCGGATGGTACATGTGA
- the fabG gene encoding 3-oxoacyl-[acyl-carrier-protein] reductase: MVLDGRVALVTGGTRGIGGAITKYLARNGAAVAAGYSRGEESARRFKDEMTADGAKISIHQGRVDDAADCNRVFEEVMQTFGRVDYLVNNAGITIDKTVRKMTVEDWHQVLDVNLSGGFNMTKAVLEHMIARGSGRIVMISSVIGETGNIGQANYAASKAGLFGFTKSLALEMAPKGITVNCVAPGFIATEMVQAIPEAALEKVIEKIPQRRLGKPEEVARVVQFLLEDDASYITGAVFAVNGGLDM, encoded by the coding sequence ATGGTTTTAGATGGCCGGGTCGCACTCGTTACGGGCGGAACGCGCGGTATCGGAGGCGCCATCACCAAATACCTCGCTCGCAATGGCGCGGCGGTTGCAGCGGGATATAGCCGGGGCGAAGAGAGCGCTCGTCGTTTCAAAGACGAGATGACCGCCGATGGCGCAAAGATTTCGATTCATCAGGGGCGCGTCGACGACGCAGCCGACTGTAACCGCGTGTTCGAAGAAGTCATGCAGACGTTCGGCCGCGTCGACTATCTCGTCAATAATGCCGGCATCACGATCGATAAAACGGTTCGGAAGATGACCGTCGAGGATTGGCACCAAGTGCTCGACGTTAACCTGTCGGGCGGATTCAATATGACCAAGGCGGTGCTCGAGCACATGATTGCGCGCGGTTCCGGGCGCATCGTCATGATTAGCTCGGTCATCGGTGAAACCGGAAACATCGGCCAAGCCAATTATGCGGCCTCGAAAGCCGGTCTTTTTGGATTCACGAAAAGCCTTGCGCTCGAGATGGCTCCGAAAGGGATCACCGTCAACTGCGTCGCGCCCGGTTTCATTGCTACCGAGATGGTTCAGGCGATTCCGGAAGCCGCGCTCGAAAAAGTGATCGAGAAAATTCCGCAACGCCGTCTCGGCAAGCCCGAAGAAGTCGCGCGGGTCGTTCAGTTCTTGCTTGAGGACGACGCGAGCTACATCACTGGAGCCGTCTTCGCCGTCAACGGCGGCCTGGATATGTAG
- a CDS encoding phosphate ABC transporter ATP-binding protein, which yields MNATAPPPMRVEDLNAFYGSREAVAGVTMAFAANAVTALMGPSGCGKTTLLRCLNRIHEIAPGAYAHGKVMLGDRDVYDSDISVVELRRRVGMVFQRANPFPTLSILGNVTAGLSRSLSAAERMNAAEHALRGAALWDEVRDKLHKPATTLSGGQQQRLCIARALAVEPEVLLMDEPTSSLDPISTLSIEELMTSLTDRYAIVVVTHNMQQAARVSKYSAFMLADETGIGRLIEMGETSRIFTKPVDRRTEDYITGRFG from the coding sequence ATGAACGCCACCGCGCCACCGCCGATGCGCGTCGAGGACCTTAACGCGTTCTACGGCTCGCGCGAAGCGGTCGCCGGAGTCACCATGGCGTTCGCGGCTAACGCCGTCACCGCGTTGATGGGGCCGTCGGGCTGCGGAAAAACCACGCTACTGCGCTGTCTCAACCGAATTCACGAGATCGCCCCCGGAGCGTACGCGCACGGTAAAGTGATGTTGGGCGACCGGGACGTCTACGATTCGGACATCAGCGTCGTCGAACTGCGGCGTCGCGTCGGCATGGTGTTTCAACGCGCCAATCCATTCCCGACGCTCTCCATTTTAGGAAACGTCACGGCCGGATTGAGCCGTTCCCTGTCGGCTGCCGAGCGCATGAACGCCGCCGAGCACGCCTTGCGTGGCGCCGCGTTGTGGGACGAGGTGCGCGACAAGCTGCACAAGCCCGCGACGACGCTTTCGGGCGGCCAGCAGCAGCGATTGTGCATCGCGCGAGCGCTGGCAGTCGAACCCGAGGTGCTGCTGATGGACGAGCCGACATCCTCGCTCGATCCAATTTCAACGCTGAGCATCGAAGAACTGATGACGTCGCTGACCGATCGGTACGCGATTGTGGTCGTCACGCACAACATGCAACAAGCCGCTCGCGTCTCGAAATATTCGGCCTTCATGCTGGCGGACGAAACCGGCATCGGACGGCTGATCGAAATGGGCGAGACATCCCGGATCTTTACCAAGCCGGTAGACCGCCGCACCGAAGACTACATCACCGGTCGATTCGGCTAA
- the pstA gene encoding phosphate ABC transporter permease PstA, whose protein sequence is MNRSLASRHTASWIGGTVTALCALIGAAILILILGYVAIAGARAINPAFLTQLPVPVGEPGGGVANGIVGTLITVAIATLLALPIGLLCALFLALFGRGWLPEAVRFLSDVLSGIPSIAIGLFAYTLLVAPFRHFSALSASVAFAILMLPIILRTSEEAIRSVPRSIREGALALGLSEFATTMRIVVPAARPAITTGLLLAIARVTGETAPLLFTAFGSQFWELNPAQPMAQLPLQVFTYAISPYESWHAQAWAGALLLIAAVFILNVLARLVLTPRTER, encoded by the coding sequence GTGAACCGGTCGCTCGCATCCCGCCATACCGCCAGTTGGATCGGCGGCACCGTCACCGCGCTCTGTGCGTTGATCGGCGCTGCGATTTTAATTCTCATCCTCGGATACGTCGCGATTGCGGGAGCGCGAGCGATCAATCCGGCGTTTCTCACGCAACTGCCGGTGCCTGTGGGCGAACCCGGCGGCGGCGTTGCCAACGGTATCGTGGGCACGCTGATCACGGTCGCCATCGCGACGCTGTTGGCGTTGCCGATCGGTTTGCTCTGCGCGCTCTTTTTAGCGTTGTTCGGCCGTGGATGGCTTCCCGAAGCGGTGCGTTTTCTTTCGGACGTGTTATCCGGTATTCCGAGCATCGCCATCGGGTTGTTTGCGTACACGCTATTGGTCGCACCGTTCCGGCATTTTTCGGCATTGTCCGCATCGGTTGCGTTCGCAATACTGATGCTGCCGATTATCCTGCGAACGTCGGAAGAAGCCATTCGAAGCGTGCCACGGTCGATTCGAGAAGGCGCGCTCGCACTCGGACTTTCCGAGTTCGCGACGACGATGCGAATCGTCGTTCCGGCCGCTCGCCCAGCGATCACGACCGGATTACTATTAGCGATCGCGCGCGTTACCGGCGAAACGGCGCCGCTGCTGTTTACCGCCTTCGGCAGCCAGTTCTGGGAGCTGAATCCGGCGCAGCCGATGGCGCAGTTGCCGTTACAGGTCTTTACCTATGCTATTTCGCCGTACGAAAGCTGGCATGCCCAGGCGTGGGCCGGAGCGCTGCTTTTGATCGCGGCAGTGTTTATCCTCAACGTCTTGGCCCGGCTCGTGCTCACTCCGAGGACGGAGCGATGA
- the pstC gene encoding phosphate ABC transporter permease subunit PstC: MSVSRPRGDAPRRNRTAAAGDRVFLFVVNAAVGLFVLVVALLFIELVAGSWPSLHKFGFKFLWTSQWNPVTQQFGALPLIYGTLVSSLVAIVLAGVVGILAATFLAEFAPRWLARPLGFVIELLAAVPSVVFGLWGLFVLAPLVRTVIGPALQKYLGFLPIFQGPISGVGMLTAGLVLSFMILPTVTAISREVIVAVGGDLREASMSLGATKWETVARVVLPASRAGIFGAIVLALGRALGETIATTMVIGNRPQIAASLFAPSYTLASVIANEFTEANGNVYISALIELGLILFIVSFVVNAIARLLLWVVLRTRS; this comes from the coding sequence ATGTCCGTTTCGCGGCCGCGGGGCGACGCGCCCCGCCGCAACCGTACCGCGGCTGCGGGAGACCGAGTCTTTCTTTTCGTCGTCAACGCGGCCGTGGGACTGTTCGTCCTAGTGGTCGCGTTGCTGTTTATCGAACTCGTTGCGGGTTCGTGGCCGTCCCTGCACAAGTTCGGCTTCAAGTTTCTCTGGACGTCCCAATGGAATCCGGTGACGCAGCAGTTCGGCGCGCTGCCGCTGATTTACGGAACCCTCGTCAGCTCGCTGGTTGCAATCGTGCTCGCGGGCGTGGTCGGTATTCTGGCTGCGACGTTTCTTGCCGAGTTCGCGCCGCGATGGTTGGCTCGTCCACTGGGTTTCGTTATCGAATTGCTGGCGGCGGTTCCCAGCGTGGTCTTCGGTTTGTGGGGCCTGTTCGTACTCGCGCCGTTGGTCCGTACGGTTATCGGTCCGGCGCTGCAAAAATATCTCGGCTTCTTGCCGATCTTCCAAGGTCCGATCAGCGGCGTCGGTATGCTGACTGCCGGATTGGTCTTGTCGTTCATGATTTTACCGACGGTCACGGCGATAAGCCGCGAAGTGATCGTGGCGGTCGGCGGCGATTTGCGCGAGGCGTCGATGTCGCTCGGTGCGACCAAATGGGAAACCGTTGCGCGCGTCGTGTTGCCCGCTTCACGCGCCGGGATTTTCGGCGCTATCGTGCTCGCGCTCGGACGCGCGTTAGGTGAAACGATTGCGACGACGATGGTTATCGGTAATCGTCCGCAAATCGCCGCGTCGCTGTTCGCGCCGTCGTACACGCTTGCGAGCGTCATCGCCAACGAATTCACCGAAGCCAACGGCAATGTGTACATCAGCGCCTTGATCGAACTCGGTCTTATATTGTTTATCGTAAGCTTTGTCGTCAACGCGATCGCCCGGCTCTTGCTCTGGGTGGTTTTGAGGACGCGCTCGTGA